The sequence caaagactgcttgcaaaattgtttacaagaacactaagagataaggccttacaatggtattgttcttttccttcttattccatcacttcttttcaacaactggaaaatgctttcatccaacaatttcaaaacaacattggtcctaaaatcactttggctgatttaatgcattgtaaacaaggtgttaaagaaaaagtgactgatttcattggtatatataagcatttgtgtgctcaaatttcttttcatgtacctgataatgatattaaaagaattttcatttttaatttacaaatagatatcagggaaaagcttcttttgtgagttcacttcctttctgcagttgtgcacaacactccacaattatcaactcgttgtgagtcaaatggagcaatccactcttatagctccgagtgataagggggagagtgttcaacaaccatttgcgaagttcaaaccaacaaaattcttcatcaagttcaatgatataaTCAATAACcataatgtgaatgctacaacaggtgtgccttctatttctaaatttttccaaagagaaagacagtttacatagtattatgtctcagttgttgcacataaatgttatcaaaattcctcctataaaacaaattgatccttctaaacttgtatccccttattttgataacaattccttttgtcaatttcatcatcaacctagtcctgatactgagaaatgttttgcaatgaaaaataagattcaatacttgattgataataatactatatacatgcggtaggtgtgaatgataaagggaagaaatcagtagctcctcctaatcaaaatcttaatactttcactgatcccttgccttctcatacctctagcattattgagattgtgcctaattctttctcttctgaatAATTCACctttatggctccaaacttggttaatatggtagaaacacgagatacgcctaaggatccttgtattacatttgaccctagcgagaccattagagcatccgatggccctttatacatagatGCAAAGGTTAAGTATATCCCTTGTCGTGGTAcccttgttgatccctcttgcatgattaatgtcataactgaagagtatcttttcactttacgattccataaaccaatatatgatgcttctaatgtggttatgaagttatttgatggcttctcttgtcctactactattggttctattaccccTCCTATTGaatttcatgctaaatccatggatattgactttgttatcataccatcttctgagcaattccatgtgaagttgggcttccatgaaggctattgcttctccaatccacaagtgtttgaagtttcctcataatggagaaatcataactgtgaaccatagcttatttagtccatccaaaagaagcctcgGTGtgcctattgatctcttttggcctaaacaatttcaatctctttcatcaaggagcgatgctcattttcaatcttatcaaaaatggaataatgatatgatcttatccttaagtcaacctagatctccaacacttgacattcctattattcttcaagatgaggttcttcccctcatggatagaactaatctccctcctaaggaagatcgtcaacctatacctatggatgtgactttaccttctcttaaggagaacaacaatattcttcctaaggtcagacctatacctcctcctcatgatgaacctggtttccttcctacacctaatattcctcctttctatggtacagttccacctccttcctcttatcaagagaagaggcctccttctcctattgttcaacctaaaagacctcaacctaaaccttcaaatatcaaggagcaaaacattcctactttttcaagtgttcctcctccttctcaaccttccactaagactcgatggaatcgttGTGCAAGAGAATGCCGACGAAGACGCCGTGTTTGAGcctgtgaagctatccctcaaaatactcaatctcctcagactctgagAGTTAACATGATTCCTTTTTCTcccaagaaagatgttcaacctacatctccaaatcataagttgcacaaaacatgtgatggttttactcctatttgtgttcttgctcctgtttctctaaactttgatgaagaaatgggtgaaaatgttattcataatggaaatacaactcctaatgcttctgatagtaagtatgaatatgttgatgtggacaagcatttatcaacttaattttcacaaaccctaatcctagctcctagaatcaaacaaagtgacttacaacgtgagcatagtccttgtttggatcttgtgatagctccatctgttgtgctcgatgtcactcctccgGCATGTtactcgccttcccgaaatagtgatcaacaagatcgggaggcggatgtcgtgctagattagcaatattagaacTGCAGATCTTCTCTCTatctcttttcttgctcttttgtgaccattcttctatgtgtctccctgttcttctattatccccttaatgtctacttggggatgatgcaaagcattgagatcttttcttggtctctatCCTATCTTCCCTttattctaaggtagtgtccttatttggtgaatgacaattattatatgcatatatatatgatatacatgagttatcatacaacatactgaccccaaggaaagcgacaccacctcatgttttgtgttcattatccctgggtttattcctcgattgggtgCTAAATCCTTGTGAGCATGCATTGTTGGTTGTGAattgggtgggaaactcccccaatgtcggcctgtgatgaaaatcaattccactaacatatatttaaggggaattcatcctctcatttgcataagttcaataggtCTAAGTTGGATGATAttggagtttgtcaagttgcataagcgatcaagcattcaagcattattttatagcattgagcattctcaagtctcccttcaaggctaggtgttgcattcaagtcaaggattcaaccaatgAAGAGGATactgattccaacattcaattccacacaaacatttctatcagcatttctatcacaacctcccttgaggtgatttacaattcaatcttttagTTACAACTGCTTGCAagaactttctttcattacttagttaattccaaaattgaggtttgacctaaaggaaaacccccaatcccaacccattttcctctcttttatttgtgtaggttgtaggtgtgaagttgtactttcggattcgggctcctttgcaaaggtggaaaaaccctttttgtttcatggattttttggaggaccgcgtacattcccaccatggtctaggcaactttttctcaaattcacaaggcgactttgtctcgacatattactaccagatccaggtgcacaacttcctcccatattctgatcttaagttataatcagttctttgtcacttgtgcactacacaattcaatcaattcctttctatttcaaaagaggggatcaacttatcattcacATTTCATTCAGatttcaatcttcatctttgaaggttgaatctagtgaattctcctccccTCTTCTGAATGTAaattggtgaaaagtgtttgaagggtaatcaatagtgaaactctcatctctccttggagagaaagggtagttttcctcttgatctctcatgcaCATTTCACCAACATTACGAAAGGTTTTTTTATACAAATAATTACATGGAGGCTCTCGCCATTTTGTATGCTATTTAGAGAGTTTGTGTTCTTGGCTAGAAAATCATTATCTGTGAATTTGACTCACAAGTGTCGGTGACTCTAGTGAATGAGCGACAATTTGATGATGTTAATTGGCACTTAGCCCTAGTTGTTTGACAAATTTTATGGTTGTGACATTCTTTGGAATCTATTACTTTTACtcacattcctagggagtggaatggagtTGTAGATTGCCTACTCAAATTGGCTTCTAATTGAAGGGATTGATGGAATATTGTGGATAAGGGACAATTATCTTTGGAATTGTCTCATAAGTTGGTGCAGGTTCTTGGTGCTAATAGAGTTGTTTAGTGTTCTATTCTTTGGAATATTTTGATGCTAATAGAGTTATTTTTTGTAATTCTCTTTgtgttgaataaatttttaccccttttagtAAAAAGGTCTTAAGATGAGAATTAAAATGAAGGGCAAAGCTCTAGAGTCGGATTCAAATGTTGTGCTCACCATAAATTAAAGACAATAAATGAAATCTCCATAAAAAAATATCTTGGGATAAATTACTTGATTAAGCATGGATTATAGTGACCTTAGCTACAAGAGCTAAGAGAATAACAAtttataacaataaaaaaaaaaagataaaatgtatctattttaaagaaataaataatatactCCCCTCTTAGTTTAACTTTGATTTAATATTCTATATGTTCTAATTAATTCATCCATACACCAAAAAATCAAGGGATACTACAAAAATAGATATATCAGAAGGTTTCCTATTTGAATGCAAATTTAGGCACATTTTTAATATATCGATAAATTATGCATTTGCATAATCAACTATAATACAAATTATGAATCTAAATTTTAACTATGGATATAAATTAGTATGATTGTCATATTTGAAATGTAGTTTAATGTTGCAATTTGTGTAAGAAAGTTGTGATGGATTATAAAGGAGTTTGTAACTAACCAAGAATATTTCTCTCTTTTGTCAAACTATTGGATATCAATTTAACAACCAAGTATAATTATTGAAGACAATAATGGATCATGCAATATATCTAAGGTATTATGTAAGCATCAATAATCTAAAGACATTTTAGTGAGTAATAAGATTTCTTGCTAGTTGTTCCAAATGAATCAATGTTTGTGTTTAAATTCAACACCATAGTGTGTAATTCATTTTATACTTCAAATGATTAAATGGGTGAATTTGCCAAGGCCTAAAATTTGAAATTGACAATTGAAAAGTGAGCTTATTTTTGTAAATCATTGAATTAACATACATAAATTCTATAGTtagtaaatttgaaaaaaaaactaaTGAATGCATAAACTAGGGATTGGCTTTAGACTATAGGGATAAGTGCAGATAGAAGTAAGTTAATATCACTTTATTGTCTAACACTAGAAAGAATATTTCCTTTTGCACACTAGTAGTTGCATTAAAGGTAAGTCAAAGTGAATCCAATTTTAAGTAAGAAGAAAAGTGCAATGTATGCAAATTTTGTAAGCACTAGCTAAACCTAATGCTATGGGTACATTTGAAGtagaaaatttaatataattaaatgggATTGAATTAAAGTTGATGCATCATTTATtaagattgtttttgaattttatcCTTCTAAACGCTATCTTAATTTAAGAAAATAGACCATTAATCACAAAAATATgaatcaataaaaataataaatctaataaaGCATCAAAACCATGGGAGTTACTCCATCTACAAAAATTAACATGTGTTTTATGCTTACTACACTGCCTTAAATTTACACTTCCATGTAATTTTAGATGAACATCTGTGAGCTACCATTAAATATATTTTTCCCACATTATTTCAAAACAAAATGTGATTTTGTAAAGTGTCTGCTGATCTTTGGGCTCCTCAAATTACTACCAAATCTGTGAAGTATTCTAAAGGACAGTGTTTATGGTAGCATCACAATGTTCTAATACAATCTATCATTGGCTAAGTAAAGGATCAGAACAACAGAATGGCAAGTTGTATCAAACAAAACGAAAAAGGCAGCTAGATTGAGGATATACAAAGTGTTATCAGAATAAATCTATCAACTGGCCTGGACAAAAGCTTAGAACATTAGTGACAGTGACAAAACCTGCTGTAAATTATTATCAGCGACAGTCTTATTCACATCAGCCTTTCAAAACATATGCCTACAAGTTGAAGAGCATAATGTAAAGCTGACGTGATTTCATTTGCAGATTGTGCAATTTGTTTGTATCAATGAGGCAATCACAGAGCCTCCAATTATTGTGTTGAATGCAATCTGTTGTAGCTGGAGTATCTCTGTTTTCCCTTTTCTTATTGAATCTTTTTGGGACGCACTACACCATACTATACTATACTATCAAATACAACATGAACGCGTTCATGCTTTCCAAGCCACCAATATTTTCTTGAGGTTGTGGAATAACTCTGTCCTTAAATCTCTCTGCAATTATTATGAAAACATATTCTCAAGAAGGCTTTGTTTGTGTGAATACCCACATACACGAATTGGACTACAATCTTTTTAAAACCTGAATTTCAGGTACCCATAATAAAATATTGTGTTTGGATAGCAATTATCATGTGTGGAAACTTGTTCACTGAACTCTCTCAGTTGGAATCCAGTCAGAGAACAACAAGACAATGGAGATTCTGTGGTGTTCACGTTGATTGTAACAGATTGGCCTGCATTAATACGCATGCGCAAAGTGATAACAAGCCTACCGAACCAACTAGCATCTCCACCACCATGCTTTCCCCCACTATAAAATACTTTTGGCTGGTCCTGCTTTCATCCAGTCTAATGGGCCCTCTCAAAATAGAAAACTTGGGCCTAATTTTAGAGTACTTTTCCCATTTGACGGTCAGTTAGGCCAAATTCTAGAACAATATAATTTTATACTAATACGTCTATTTAGGTTGTATTCGGAGAATACTTGGTTGAAGGATAGGTTTAATTTTGTACTTTTGTTAATGATATTTAAAACGGTGTGGTCTCTAATAGGTTCTTATCAGTTATTTCTTTGAACTTTTCCTCTATAAGTTCTAGAAATAAATGACCCTTTTCACCTTAAAATATGTTCACTTTGCTATTTTGTTATGTTTGTTTGCTTGAATACGTCCACTGCGACCTAAAAGTAAGGTGGGATGTTTTAATTTTAATTCTACAGGCATATGATGTTTGCTAGAGAGAAGTTTCTTGAATTAACAGCTCTTGACTCAGTCCAAAATCTATCACACGGGTGTGATTTAACAACCATGATTATTTCACAAAGACTTTTTGTTTTGTGGGTAGCCAAATAATCTAGAAATCCTTATCTTTCTTAAGGCTAAGGCTATATAAACGTCATTGTGGTTGTGGGGAAATGGCAGGATTTCAAAGCAGAAAAGGGCAGTCAAGCTGTGGAAAAACAATGGCTTATTACTTGTCATTGTGGGGTTTTTATGTTTTTAGTTTGATTACTGTTGCACAGTCTATACAAAGTGGAAAGACATGGAAAGGTAGGAAGAATTTTGAGGTTAGTCAAAATTTGGTGACCCAATTGCCCGGGCAGCCTAAAGCAGCGTTTAATCACTATTCGGGTTATGTGACTGTCAATGAAGAAAATGGTAGAGCTCTCTTCTATTGGTTCTTTGAGGCTGCTACTCTCAAAGAAGAAAGGCCTTTGGTCCTGTGGCTTAATGGAGGTGCTAAcctttggcaatttttgttaaaTAATTGTATTAACTACTCCTATGTGTATATGCTTTAGTTCAGCAAGTTAACAATGATACTGAATCTGCAGGTCCAGGTTGTTCTTCTGTGGGTTATGGAGCAACACAAGAGATTGGACCTTTCCTTGTCAATGAAAATGGGACTGGACTTTCTTTCAACAAGTTCTCATGGAACcaaggttttttttattttttgtaagaTTGATTGCTAATGGATAGGTTTTACTACTTGTCTGTGCTAACTGTTCTTGCGGCAAGTACTTTTAACACAAGTACATCTGAAAAATAACTCATAATTCTATGGTTTGATGATCAGAAGCCAATTTATTGTTTTTGGAATCTCCTGCGGGAGTGGGATTTTCCTACTCGAACAAATCATCCGACTACAAGATCTTAGGGGATAATATGACCAGTAAGAATCTGATGTTTTTTAATGCTACATAGTTCTTATATACATTGTGTTTCTTAgaatatttcattttgaaatatcTCTGCTAGTATTTTAGTCATCTAGCGGTATTGTATTTGTGTCTATGTTTCTAGCTTCTAGGCTTTAGTTCCGTAAGACTCTTCAAAGTATGGCTTCTTTAAATCCATTTTTGCTTGTGTGAATATGTATAATGTTATTTTATAAATGATAGTCAAAATTTATTCATTGTTTACATGACAATTCAATTCACCAGCTGAGGATTCATACATGTTCCTGCAAAACTGGTTTGGAATTTACCCCGAGTACAAAACACATGAATTCTACATTGCAGGGGAAAGCTATGCAGGTGTGCACTCTAATTATTTTTCTATATACCCTAATTGAATCCAACTCTGCTGTAAAATAACATATGTATTTTTTCTTGTTTCACCAGGGAAATATGTGCCTGAGCTTGCAGAACTCATACATGATCGCAACAAAATATCCTCCACAAGCCTTTATATAAATCTGAAAGGTTTCATGGTAAGCAGTGGCATTCAATATATTTAGTTCTAATTTGATACATTTTATACATGGGTGAAAAGACTGATTTATGCATAAATAATTCAGGTGGGTAATCCAGAGACACATGATGGAAATGATTGGCGAGGTCAAATGGATTATGCATGGAGCCACGCAGTTGTTTCTGATGAAACCCACAGAATCATCACAGACAACTGTGATTTTGATTCCGACAATCCATGGAGCAACGAAAACTGTACAAATGGAGTAAATGAAGTTTTTTCTCAGTACAATGAGATAGACATGTATAGTCTGTATACTCCTAAATGTATTCACAGGAACTCTACAAAAAATAAAAAGCACGGAGGGAACCAGTTCAAATATTCCACCAACAAGGTGCAGTTCTTTGTCTCAATTCTGTGGGTATTTCATGGATTGGTTGTTTGTAAGCTGTTACAGATTTAGTGAGTCAAATAATCATGACAAGTTTTCATAATTTATAATGTTTTTTATTATTACTTTTGGGCTCGATTATGTTGGACTTTTTCTTATCAATGGTTGTGCTCCCATTCCATGATCTATCATGGAATAATAGAAAACTAAAAAGTTTTAAGATTAATTTACATTAATAGTTTAAAACACATTCTGTGATTCAATAATTTAATAAGAGAAACTGTACTCAATTTAATATTCATACAAGATAAAAACTTTTTTTCCCAATCATCTAATATGTATACCTCATAGCTACTATTGTTAcacatttttccctttttttagtgcagatgatgaggaggatggccGGTGGATATGACCCTTGTCTTGATGACTCTGCCCAAGTTTATTACAACAGCTTTGATGTTCAGAaagctcttcatgtcatcaatggCCCGCAGCTTAGAAACTGGAGTATATGCAAGTAAGATATTCACTCAACAGTGCTAGCCACATATATCCCTTAAGCCAAAAACAACAGTAAATTTCTGTAGTTTAGCAAAATATGTTAGTTGAGATCATTATCTAGTAACTTTTTATTAAAATAGATAGAATTTTCTGAGATGCAGCATGGATATCTTCAATGGGTGGAATGACACCCGATCATCTGTATTGCCAGCCTATCTTAAGCTTATTGAGGCTGGTCTCCGAATATGGGTTTACAGGTATATATATTGATCTCCGTAATTCCCTTTCTCTATATTCATTTATATTAAGTGATGTAATGATTTACTCTATTTAAATAGTGAGTAGATATATCTTTCCAATCAAAAGTTAAGAGATTTGTGGAGTGATTTTATTTATAAAGAAGTTATATTAACAATTGAATCATtggatattttaaaataatattatataattggTGTATTTGACAGTGGGGACACAGATGGGCGTGTTCCAGTACTATCAACAAGATACAGTTTAAATGCTCTGCAACTTCCCAAAATAGGTCCTTGGCGACCATGGTATCATCATGGGCAGGTGAGAAATTAACTCAACTGCCACACCTGACTAAATCAATCAATTGAATTTACCTGAAATATGCAAACACCAATTGAATTCAGAAATAAAAGCTGTAAATAGCATGGTTAATGAGCCCATGTGGAGTTTGttagaaaatatatttttattattattgaataAAGTAACTAAGGGTGATTGAGATATCAGAAATAACAACTGTAAAGATTATACTCAATGAATCTAATATCAAAAATGACAAGTGTTACTATACAAAATGAACTCATATTGAATTCATttgaatagatttttgtattcaaTAAAGTAAAAAGATTTTTGTATTCAATAAAGTAATGAATGATTATAGAGAATATTAGAGATAACAACTGTAAATAACATACTGAACAATGAACGAATTCATATTGAGTTCACTTCAAAAAGATTATTCTATTAAATAAAGTAATAAAGGATTAGTAATTGTAAACAGTATATTAGATGAACTCATATTGAATTCACTTTCAAGAGATTTTTTTGCATTAAACAAAATAATGAAGGTTTACCAAAAATACCACAAATAACAGCTGTAAACAGTGTATTGAATGAACCCTTGAATACATTTGAAAAAGATAGTTGATCGTAacattataaaatttaaaaaaaaaacaataaatttgTTTGTTTCATTATAATAGTAGATCATGAAATATGATAAAAATTTCCACACAAATGAGCTTTTTTCAACAAGCTTTTgctttcaaaataaattttgaaaacGTAGTCATTATTGCTGACTATCCATTTGCAATTACAGGTTGGTGGGTGGATTCAGGAATATGAGGGCCTCACTTTTGCCACGTTTAGAGGTGCTGGACATGCAGTACCACTGTTCAAACCAGGCAATGCGTTGGCTTTCTTCAGGTCTTTTCTTTTAGGGAAAGCTCTACCAAATCGAAGGCAATAATAACTACCCTTCAAATTATTCTGTTTTTCCTCTTTAACATATTCTCACAAAGACCATACTTTGTGTATACCCTAAAAGTATATATAGAATGGAGGTACAGCAGGTAACAAGCGGGAAAAAAACTTAACATTTTTATGTAAATAATATGATAACCAGAAGCACAATTTCCAAAGGCGGGTCCATTGGAGAATAATTGCGAAGACTGAGACAGTCAAGCGTAGAATATAATATAGAAAGGTGCTGGTCTATTGTGCTCCTGCTACTTGCAGCTTTGCCATAGATTGCGTTTAATGGTAATTACAGCGTTGAATAGCTATTGTAGATGTGACTCCATGGTTAATGCGATTTTGGGTGGTACGACCCATCTAATCAGAAGACTGTGAATTAAGTTCCAAGATGATAAAGTAAAAATAGTGAGGATTGACGTGTACCATGCAAGTCATGCGTCTTTTGGCTCTTCCAAAATCTACCATGCCAGACAGGATGTGATATGCATAATGGTCACCAAACCATTGTCTCTTTGGTATAACCAGGATTGATGGACATGATATAAAGAGTCATGTGTTGGGGATTATGTTCTGATCTCTTTCCTCTTGGAGATGTCTTTCAGTTTTGGTTGTTCAAAGAGTACATGTACTCTGAGCTCTCCAGAAAGTGAAGTTATCTAATTtcccatgttttgatctttttATGTTGGATGATATTAGTTTTAATGGTCAATTCTCCATTTTTAATCTCTTCATGTTGGATGACATTGATTTTAATTattagttttctatgttttgatCTCTCTATGAAGGATGATAttaattttaattgttaatttTTCACTCTTTGATCTTTTGATGTTGGATTATATTAGTTTAATTGGTATTTTTCATGTTA is a genomic window of Cryptomeria japonica chromosome 7, Sugi_1.0, whole genome shotgun sequence containing:
- the LOC131056403 gene encoding serine carboxypeptidase-like 31, with the protein product MAGFQSRKGQSSCGKTMAYYLSLWGFYVFSLITVAQSIQSGKTWKGRKNFEVSQNLVTQLPGQPKAAFNHYSGYVTVNEENGRALFYWFFEAATLKEERPLVLWLNGGPGCSSVGYGATQEIGPFLVNENGTGLSFNKFSWNQEANLLFLESPAGVGFSYSNKSSDYKILGDNMTTEDSYMFLQNWFGIYPEYKTHEFYIAGESYAGKYVPELAELIHDRNKISSTSLYINLKGFMVGNPETHDGNDWRGQMDYAWSHAVVSDETHRIITDNCDFDSDNPWSNENCTNGVNEVFSQYNEIDMYSLYTPKCIHRNSTKNKKHGGNQFKYSTNKMMRRMAGGYDPCLDDSAQVYYNSFDVQKALHVINGPQLRNWSICNMDIFNGWNDTRSSVLPAYLKLIEAGLRIWVYSGDTDGRVPVLSTRYSLNALQLPKIGPWRPWYHHGQVGGWIQEYEGLTFATFRGAGHAVPLFKPGNALAFFRSFLLGKALPNRRQ